From the genome of Bacteroidia bacterium:
ACGTATAAAACCTATGGCAGCATGGGCAAATACAGAACTTTCATCAGAACATCAAAAAAATTTAGATGTTTTTTATCCCTTGAGCGGGCCGGATATCTTGCACGGAAATATTTTTTTCCATGAAGCAAAAAATTATCATTTATATGCGCTCGAAAGAGCTGGTGCATTGCCAAATTTAAAACATTTAAACCCGTCCGAACGTGCCAATTATTTGAATGATATTTTCACGTCGTTGAGTGATGTTTTCAAAAAAAGTTATTTCATTACACACAAAATGTTGGGCGATTTACAACGCGAAAATGTGAACGGAACCTTGCCATTGATTTGTGTTTTTTTAGTGCGCACACATCATCCAATTGTAAATGTAAAATATTTTCATCTGAACGATGATGGTTCTGAAACCGAATTAAACAAGGACAGTGCAGCGGTTCACACAAATGATTTTGTAAAAGTATATTTCCGAAATAATACGAATAATAGTATGCAAGTAGTTTCGTACATGAAATGTGATTTATCAGATGGTGCATTGGCAAAAAACAAAGGCATGATGGCTTGGATGAAAAATATGCCAACCTCTTTTACCTATCTGAAATCCGCGTCCTATCTGTTGCATTATAAATTTTTTACGCTGCTCCGAAATTTTATTTTGGATAAAAGTGCTTCTATTTTAGAAGACGATACCGGAATTCCTTATAAATATTTGACCAGCGACAAATGGAGTGTTTCGCTTTACGGGATGTATGTTGTTCCGGTAAAAGATTTTAAAGGTGTTACCCAAACTAATTTGGAAACTGCCTATAAAGACAGTGCTAAATATGTAAAAGCACTACCCTTTTCACTCGGCTATCATTGGGGGACAAACGATCAGAATTTAATAAAAGCAGAACGAAAATAATTTTTTCAATATGATTAAGCGGACACTGCTATTTGTTTTTGCAGCGATGCAAATTCACTGCACCGCTCAAAATATTTTAAAACAAATTATTAAAACCGATTCGTTTTACACGAAGTATAAAGACGTTTTTTTACATCCCGAAAAATATCATTTGCAAATTATTTACACGCAAATAAATCGCGATAAAGATAATGTTCCGCACTTGAAAAAATATTTTTTGGAACCTCCTTCAAAAAATTATTTTTACCCCGCAAGTTTAGTGAAATTACCCTTTTCAGCTTTAGCGCTCGAAAAAATTGATCGCTTAAATATTAGTGATTTAACCAAAGATTCTCGTTTATTAATTGACAGTTTACATCGTTGTCAAACAAAAGAATACGTGGATACTACTGCGGAATCAGGCTATCCAAGCATTGCGCAATACTTAAAAAAAATGTTACTGGTTAGTAATAACAAAGCCTGTAATCGTATTTACGAATTTCTGTCTCCTGATTATATCAATAAAAGATTGCATGAGATGGGCTATCAAAACATTTTGATAAATCAGCGTTTGGGGGGAGGTTGCGATACAAACGACAATCGTTTTACCAATCCTTTTGTTTTTTTAAGAAATGATTCTTCTGTTATTTACAAACAAGCTGCCGATACTGACAATGCTGCTATTGCAAACTGTGCGCTATGCACAAAAATAGGGAGAGGGTTTAAAGAGGACGGACGAATAAGACCTCCAAGAAATTTTTGCGACAACAATTATATTCCGTTTGAAGATGAAAATAATATTTTACTTTCCATTATTTTTCCTGAATGTATTAACCCTTCACTGCAATTTCATATAACAGAAAGTGATTATCAATTTTTGTATAAATACATGAGTATGCTTCCACGAGAAAGTGATTATCCACATTACGATGAAAAAGTTTACAAAGACAATTTCAAGAAATACATTTACTTCGGAACGACTGATTCCATTAAAGATTCTACGGTTCGATCGTTTAATATTGTGGGCAGAGCGTATGGCTTTTTAGCTGATTGCGCCTACATTGTAGATCCGGATACGCACACAGAATTTTGTTTGTCGGTATTGATTTATGCGAACGAAAAAAATATTTTGAACACCGGAAAATACCAATACGATTCGCTGGCATTGCCTTTTATGGCAGATTTAGGACATCTTATTTTTAACTACGAACAAAAGCGTACGAAAAAACATATTGCTTATTTGAATGCCTGGCGATTTCATTATCCGTAAATTTAGGCTTCAAAAAAATAATTTTTAAAGCTCTTTTGTTGGGTGCAAATAGTGACACTATTCCACTATTCATCACAACATGGATATAGAAACTTTAGAATAGTATCCTTTGTGATTATTTTAATTGAATCGCTACCATAATTTTTAATAATTGAATCTGATACATTTATCATATTCCATTTTTCTCTCCACAAACCACACGGACAAAAATGCGGTAAAGTATCTGTTTTATTAATTACAATAATGCCATCGCAATTCTTAAATTCTTTTTTTACAGATATAGTGCCTTTAAATTCTTTATACCTTATGTTTTCCTTTCGCCATTTATCACAAGTAAAAGGAGACCAACAACTACTAATTAAAACTAAAAGAATAACAATCAGAAATATTGGATTTTTATTTATGTGCAAATATTTTTTCATTAGCTTCTTCCATTCAGCGCAGCTTCTCGCTAAGCTTTATTTAGTTAACATTAGATTCTTCACTGCGTTCAGAATGACATCTTTTCTTCATCACATAATCACTTAATTACCTAATCACTTTAGTGGATCACATCAAACTTTCCAGTCAAATAATGTTGGTCGTCTACGGGAATAGAAATAAAATAAATACCGTTTTTCCAATCTTCGGCAGAAACAGAATAATTAGTTTGTCCTTGTTTTAAATTGCCACGAAAAATTATTTTTCCAGCAGCGTTTATCACAGAGAATTTTTTGGATTGAAGTTGCGATTCATCTTTCAAATCGAATGAAATAGTTTTATTTGCAGGATTCGGATACACCTGAATAGTTCCCGAACTTTTTTTCAATTCTTTAATTCCAAGTGTTGAAACGCCATCTGCGAAAGTATATTCACCCATCGGCAAGGAG
Proteins encoded in this window:
- a CDS encoding serine hydrolase — protein: MIKRTLLFVFAAMQIHCTAQNILKQIIKTDSFYTKYKDVFLHPEKYHLQIIYTQINRDKDNVPHLKKYFLEPPSKNYFYPASLVKLPFSALALEKIDRLNISDLTKDSRLLIDSLHRCQTKEYVDTTAESGYPSIAQYLKKMLLVSNNKACNRIYEFLSPDYINKRLHEMGYQNILINQRLGGGCDTNDNRFTNPFVFLRNDSSVIYKQAADTDNAAIANCALCTKIGRGFKEDGRIRPPRNFCDNNYIPFEDENNILLSIIFPECINPSLQFHITESDYQFLYKYMSMLPRESDYPHYDEKVYKDNFKKYIYFGTTDSIKDSTVRSFNIVGRAYGFLADCAYIVDPDTHTEFCLSVLIYANEKNILNTGKYQYDSLALPFMADLGHLIFNYEQKRTKKHIAYLNAWRFHYP